In Arthrobacter sp. StoSoilB5, one genomic interval encodes:
- a CDS encoding class I SAM-dependent methyltransferase — MSHAPQEQIAPLLTTEGWELLASLGPYREADAFSMNADLRKAGHSPELVAAVLTQSRLRTRAEAKFGEFARQMLFTQAGLEQATRLNVAARHAERFAKAGISHVADLGCGLGADSMALASMDIAVTAVEMDETTAACATINLMPFPHATVVHSDATSVDLDGIDGVWLDPARRTTSTSGTKRIWDPEAFSPPLSFVEGLAAAGRAVGVKMGPGMPHDSVPANCEAQWVSVGGDVTEVTLWFNAVARPGIRRAALVIGSQGAAELTSGEDFDGGPVAAVGPVEGFLYEPDGAVIRAGLVADVAERLGGHLVDEHIAYICAPELHDSPFARAYKVLDVMPYNVKALKAWVKTNGITVLDIKKRGTAVTPEELRKQLLPSKRDTKPAKTATLVLTRIGEERVAVVVEPVTF, encoded by the coding sequence ATGTCTCACGCACCGCAGGAACAGATCGCACCCTTGCTGACCACTGAAGGATGGGAACTCCTTGCCTCGCTGGGACCCTACCGCGAAGCGGATGCGTTCAGCATGAACGCCGATCTCCGAAAGGCAGGCCACTCCCCTGAGCTGGTGGCCGCGGTGTTGACGCAGTCCCGGCTTCGAACCCGCGCGGAGGCCAAGTTCGGTGAGTTTGCCCGGCAGATGCTGTTTACCCAGGCAGGACTTGAGCAGGCGACCCGCCTCAATGTCGCGGCCCGGCACGCCGAGCGTTTCGCCAAGGCCGGCATTTCCCACGTAGCAGACCTGGGCTGCGGCCTTGGAGCCGACTCCATGGCCTTGGCCTCGATGGACATTGCCGTGACCGCCGTGGAAATGGACGAAACCACTGCCGCATGCGCCACCATCAACCTCATGCCCTTCCCGCACGCCACAGTGGTGCATTCGGATGCCACGTCAGTGGACCTGGACGGGATCGACGGCGTGTGGCTGGATCCCGCACGACGCACGACCTCGACGTCCGGGACCAAGAGGATCTGGGATCCGGAAGCGTTCTCTCCCCCATTGTCATTCGTTGAAGGCCTGGCCGCAGCCGGCCGTGCCGTGGGAGTCAAGATGGGTCCCGGCATGCCACACGACTCGGTTCCAGCGAACTGTGAAGCGCAGTGGGTCTCCGTAGGTGGTGACGTCACGGAGGTCACGCTGTGGTTCAACGCGGTGGCCCGCCCCGGGATCCGGCGCGCGGCACTTGTCATCGGTTCCCAGGGCGCTGCTGAGCTCACCAGCGGCGAGGATTTCGACGGCGGTCCGGTGGCCGCCGTCGGGCCTGTTGAAGGGTTCCTCTACGAACCGGACGGTGCTGTCATCCGCGCAGGCTTGGTGGCCGACGTCGCAGAACGCCTGGGCGGGCACCTGGTGGATGAACATATCGCCTACATCTGCGCCCCGGAACTTCATGACTCGCCCTTTGCCCGCGCATACAAGGTGCTGGACGTGATGCCTTACAACGTCAAAGCCCTCAAAGCCTGGGTCAAAACGAATGGCATCACGGTACTGGATATCAAGAAGCGCGGCACGGCAGTCACTCCCGAAGAACTGCGGAAACAACTGCTTCCATCCAAGCGCGACACCAAGCCCGCAAAAACGGCCACCCTGGTCCTCACCAGGATCGGCGAGGAGAGAGTGGCCGTAGTCGTGGAACCCGTGACGTTCTAG
- a CDS encoding shikimate 5-dehydrogenase, translated as MPILNKDMSLCISLAARPSNIGTRFHNYLYDLLGLNFVYKAFAPADITLAVAGIRGLPIRGAAVSMPYKEAVIPLVDVMDPSAKAIDSVNTIVNNDGVLTAYNTDYIAIARLLKDHKVPSSHTVLLRGAGGMAKAVAAALRDAGFTTVTIVARNETTGRALADLYGFGWQDDVNGSTADLIINVTPLGMAGADEQAQSFDDATIAAAKIVFDVVALPSETPLITAAREAGKPVITGAEVIAIQAEEQFVLYTGVRPSADQVREASEFSRR; from the coding sequence ATGCCAATCCTGAACAAAGACATGTCCCTGTGCATTTCGCTCGCGGCCCGGCCCAGCAACATCGGGACCCGGTTCCACAATTATCTGTATGACCTGCTCGGACTGAACTTTGTCTACAAGGCATTCGCCCCGGCGGACATCACTCTTGCAGTGGCTGGCATCCGCGGCCTCCCCATCCGGGGAGCCGCGGTGTCCATGCCCTATAAGGAAGCCGTCATCCCGCTTGTGGACGTGATGGATCCGTCGGCAAAGGCCATCGATTCGGTCAACACGATTGTTAACAACGATGGCGTCCTGACCGCGTACAACACCGATTACATCGCCATCGCGCGGCTCCTGAAGGACCACAAAGTACCCAGCAGCCACACAGTGCTGCTGCGTGGAGCCGGAGGAATGGCCAAAGCGGTGGCCGCAGCCCTCAGGGACGCCGGCTTTACGACCGTGACCATCGTGGCCCGGAACGAAACTACTGGGCGTGCGCTCGCGGACCTTTACGGTTTCGGCTGGCAGGACGACGTCAACGGCTCCACGGCCGATCTCATCATCAACGTCACCCCCTTGGGCATGGCGGGTGCCGATGAGCAAGCCCAGTCCTTCGACGACGCAACTATTGCCGCCGCGAAGATAGTGTTCGACGTCGTGGCACTTCCCTCCGAGACGCCGCTCATCACAGCTGCCCGCGAGGCAGGTAAGCCGGTGATCACGGGAGCCGAAGTCATCGCCATCCAGGCCGAAGAGCAGTTCGTCCTGTACACCGGCGTGCGCCCAAGCGCTGACCAGGTCCGCGAAGCCTCGGAATTCTCCCGCCGCTGA
- a CDS encoding GTP-binding protein: protein MHLTVVSSLDSQCREAATTRLGRTHTNSVVVLHDLLDGSLVLRRVYRGGQLFERETTILEHGCLSCTVRLDVVPTAERLAACGFDHVVLGLPPGVAAGMAVAELRRGLTQPALMDNAILALDPVDLEDHIWDRHTLFESGFTSMPEDDRTSGEFLIGEFGQVDTVMLHPGLGAELSGNPRVGSEEWVTGVELLRQLAPHAAAIGAADDFRSGCFDDAEAAARTRPGVVRLPLDDSPGSFRTVLHKAGRPLHPGRFREALPQLAAGTHWLRGRLWIASAAKTRIAVQGIGPRVWLESTGTWLADAPTAGGNPKVRADVDAVLDWHPHYGDRGTDLAMTGRSEDIDPQEIRALLEGCQLTEAEMDLDFGVWEDPLELSEAL from the coding sequence ATGCACCTCACCGTCGTCAGCTCCCTGGACAGTCAATGCCGCGAAGCGGCCACCACCCGGCTTGGCCGAACCCACACCAACTCCGTAGTAGTCCTCCACGACCTCCTGGACGGTTCCTTGGTTCTGCGACGCGTCTACAGGGGAGGCCAGCTGTTCGAGCGCGAAACAACAATCCTGGAGCACGGATGCCTGAGCTGTACGGTCAGGTTGGATGTAGTGCCGACGGCGGAACGTCTCGCCGCTTGCGGGTTCGACCACGTGGTTCTGGGCCTACCTCCTGGCGTCGCAGCAGGGATGGCAGTCGCGGAACTCCGGCGCGGCCTCACCCAGCCGGCCCTCATGGACAACGCCATCCTGGCTTTGGACCCCGTGGATCTTGAGGATCACATCTGGGACCGTCACACCCTTTTTGAATCCGGCTTCACCTCGATGCCGGAGGATGACCGGACCAGTGGCGAATTCCTGATCGGCGAGTTCGGGCAAGTGGACACCGTCATGTTGCACCCCGGGCTGGGGGCGGAACTGTCGGGAAATCCTCGTGTGGGATCCGAAGAGTGGGTGACCGGCGTGGAGTTGCTGCGGCAGCTGGCACCCCACGCTGCAGCAATCGGTGCAGCCGATGACTTCAGATCGGGCTGCTTCGACGACGCCGAAGCGGCCGCACGTACCCGGCCCGGCGTGGTCCGCCTACCCTTGGACGATTCGCCCGGTTCCTTCCGCACGGTCCTCCACAAGGCCGGGAGGCCCCTGCATCCAGGTCGTTTCCGTGAAGCACTTCCCCAACTCGCGGCCGGAACCCACTGGCTCCGCGGACGTTTGTGGATCGCCTCGGCCGCCAAGACGCGGATTGCGGTACAGGGAATTGGGCCGCGCGTCTGGCTTGAGAGCACCGGGACATGGCTGGCGGACGCACCTACCGCGGGCGGCAACCCCAAGGTGCGGGCCGACGTCGACGCCGTCCTTGACTGGCACCCGCACTACGGCGACCGCGGTACGGACCTGGCCATGACCGGACGTTCCGAGGACATCGATCCCCAGGAAATCCGCGCCCTCCTGGAGGGCTGCCAATTGACCGAGGCCGAGATGGATCTCGACTTTGGTGTCTGGGAGGACCCCCTGGAACTCAGCGAAGCGCTATAA
- the rimI gene encoding ribosomal protein S18-alanine N-acetyltransferase, producing the protein MKLSPKLELAGVSLREMTQADVPAVEALERRLFPVDAWPLQMFFDELSQPETRRYVVAEIGGQIVAYAGLMCIAPIADVQTIAVVPEFEGKGIGSAILTELIEEARRRRAADVLLEVRADNPRAQQLYLRFGFEQIHVRPRYYRDGTDALIMRLPLNT; encoded by the coding sequence GTGAAACTGTCACCCAAGCTGGAGCTCGCAGGCGTCTCCCTGCGCGAGATGACCCAAGCTGATGTCCCTGCAGTTGAAGCCCTGGAACGGCGATTGTTCCCGGTGGACGCCTGGCCCTTGCAGATGTTCTTCGACGAGCTGTCCCAGCCGGAGACACGCCGCTACGTGGTGGCCGAGATCGGGGGCCAGATCGTGGCGTACGCCGGCTTGATGTGCATTGCGCCAATCGCGGACGTCCAGACAATCGCCGTCGTTCCCGAATTCGAAGGCAAGGGCATCGGTTCTGCCATCCTGACCGAACTGATCGAGGAGGCGCGGCGGCGCCGCGCGGCGGATGTCCTCCTGGAGGTGCGCGCGGACAACCCCCGTGCACAGCAGCTGTATCTGCGTTTTGGATTCGAACAGATCCATGTCCGGCCGCGGTATTACAGGGACGGTACGGACGCGTTGATCATGCGCCTGCCCCTGAACACATGA
- the tsaD gene encoding tRNA (adenosine(37)-N6)-threonylcarbamoyltransferase complex transferase subunit TsaD has translation MSGPYSDQPKQPLVLGIESSCDETGVGIVRGTTLLTNTVSSSMDEHVRFGGVIPEIASRAHLDAFVPTLQESLHEAGVTLDDIDAIAVTSGPGLAGALMVGVCAAKALAVATGKPLYAINHLVAHVGVGLLDSGPDAGASAGLGAGKLPENLGALLVSGGHTEILRIRSITDDVELLGSTIDDAAGEAYDKVARILGLGYPGGPAIDKLARQGNPKSIRFPRGLTQPKYMGTAEEKGPHRYDWSFSGLKTAVARCVEQFEARGEEVPVADIAAAFQEAVVDVISSKAVLACKEYGITDVLLGGGVAANSRLRELTGQRCVSAGIKLHVPPLGLCTDNGAMVAALGAQLIMAGIGPSGVAFAPDSSMPVTTVSVPA, from the coding sequence GTGAGCGGCCCTTATTCAGACCAGCCGAAGCAGCCGTTGGTGCTGGGCATCGAATCGTCCTGCGACGAAACCGGAGTGGGGATTGTCCGCGGCACAACGCTGCTGACCAATACGGTGTCCTCCTCCATGGACGAGCACGTGCGCTTTGGCGGCGTCATCCCGGAGATCGCCTCGCGTGCGCACCTTGATGCCTTTGTCCCCACGCTCCAGGAATCGCTGCATGAAGCAGGAGTCACACTGGATGACATCGACGCCATTGCCGTCACCTCAGGTCCCGGTCTGGCTGGCGCACTCATGGTTGGCGTCTGCGCGGCCAAGGCCCTGGCTGTCGCTACGGGCAAGCCGCTTTACGCGATCAACCACCTCGTGGCGCACGTTGGAGTGGGGCTACTGGATTCAGGGCCCGACGCCGGTGCTTCCGCCGGCTTGGGTGCGGGCAAGCTGCCGGAGAACCTCGGTGCATTACTGGTTTCCGGGGGCCACACGGAGATTTTGCGTATCCGCAGCATCACAGACGACGTGGAGCTCCTTGGTTCTACCATCGATGACGCCGCTGGCGAGGCCTACGACAAAGTAGCCCGGATCCTGGGCCTCGGCTACCCCGGTGGCCCAGCGATCGACAAGCTGGCACGCCAAGGCAACCCGAAGTCCATCCGCTTTCCCCGTGGACTTACGCAGCCCAAGTACATGGGGACCGCAGAGGAGAAGGGTCCGCACCGCTATGACTGGTCCTTCAGCGGACTGAAAACCGCGGTGGCCCGGTGCGTGGAGCAATTTGAAGCCCGCGGTGAGGAAGTACCTGTGGCCGATATCGCCGCAGCATTCCAGGAAGCCGTGGTGGACGTCATTAGTTCCAAGGCGGTGCTGGCCTGCAAGGAGTACGGCATTACTGACGTGCTGCTTGGAGGTGGCGTTGCTGCCAACTCACGGCTGCGGGAACTGACCGGACAACGGTGCGTCTCGGCGGGCATCAAGCTTCACGTGCCGCCGCTGGGGCTCTGCACGGACAATGGTGCCATGGTGGCCGCGCTGGGCGCCCAGTTGATCATGGCCGGAATCGGCCCAAGCGGGGTAGCCTTCGCACCGGATTCCTCCATGCCCGTGACCACGGTATCGGTGCCTGCGTAG
- a CDS encoding glutamate--cysteine ligase: MQIEFAPSRQSTLGVEWELALVNARTGELVSVANDVLKGVAANHPDLNEDDEHPHIKRELLLNTVELVTGICETVREAKEDLSRSLAAVREVTDPMGVEVFCAGSHPFSPPLLQPVTDKERYAKLIERTQWWGRQMVIYGVHVHVGIDRRDKVLPILDGLVNYFPHFQALSASSPFWAGEETGYASQRALMFQQLPTAGLPFQFETWEAYESYVQDMFTTGVIDAISEIRWDIRPVSNLGTIEMRICDGLATLEEVGAIAALTQCLVDEFSSILDAGGSIPTMPPWHVQENKWRAARYGMEAIIILDAKGNEQLVTEHLAETVARLKPVAAKLGCSDELADVMKIIERGASYQRQRRVAAEHNGDLQAVVMDLVQQMRKGPDA; this comes from the coding sequence GTGCAGATTGAGTTTGCGCCATCCAGGCAATCGACACTGGGTGTGGAATGGGAGTTGGCGCTCGTCAATGCACGCACCGGGGAACTGGTCTCAGTCGCGAACGACGTCCTCAAGGGTGTCGCCGCGAACCACCCGGACCTCAACGAGGACGACGAACACCCACACATCAAGCGCGAACTTCTCCTCAACACGGTGGAACTCGTTACCGGAATCTGCGAAACGGTCCGCGAAGCCAAGGAGGACCTCAGCCGTTCCCTTGCGGCGGTCCGCGAGGTCACCGATCCCATGGGAGTGGAGGTGTTCTGCGCAGGCAGCCACCCGTTCAGCCCTCCCCTGCTCCAGCCCGTCACCGACAAAGAGCGTTACGCCAAGCTGATCGAGCGAACCCAATGGTGGGGACGCCAAATGGTCATCTACGGCGTCCACGTCCACGTGGGCATTGACCGCCGGGACAAAGTACTCCCCATCCTGGACGGCCTGGTCAACTACTTCCCGCACTTCCAGGCCCTCTCCGCTTCCAGCCCCTTCTGGGCCGGCGAGGAAACCGGCTACGCGTCCCAGCGCGCCCTCATGTTCCAGCAACTCCCCACCGCTGGCCTGCCGTTCCAGTTCGAAACGTGGGAAGCCTACGAGTCCTATGTCCAGGATATGTTCACGACCGGTGTCATCGATGCCATCTCTGAGATCCGCTGGGACATCCGGCCTGTTTCAAACCTGGGCACCATCGAAATGCGCATTTGCGATGGCCTGGCCACCCTTGAGGAAGTGGGCGCTATCGCAGCGCTGACACAATGCCTTGTGGACGAGTTCTCCTCTATCCTCGATGCCGGCGGCAGCATCCCCACCATGCCGCCCTGGCACGTCCAGGAGAACAAGTGGCGTGCAGCGCGCTACGGCATGGAAGCCATCATCATCCTGGATGCCAAGGGCAACGAGCAATTGGTCACCGAGCACCTCGCAGAAACAGTGGCACGTTTGAAGCCTGTGGCAGCCAAGCTCGGCTGCTCTGATGAACTTGCCGATGTTATGAAGATCATCGAACGCGGCGCCAGCTACCAGCGCCAGCGCCGCGTTGCCGCCGAACACAACGGCGACCTGCAGGCAGTGGTCATGGACCTCGTACAGCAGATGCGCAAAGGCCCGGACGCGTAG
- the ykgO gene encoding type B 50S ribosomal protein L36 — translation MKVRNSLRALKKIPGAQIVRRRGRTFVINKNNPRMKARQG, via the coding sequence ATGAAGGTCAGGAACTCACTGCGTGCCCTCAAGAAGATTCCGGGCGCACAGATCGTCCGGCGGCGTGGGCGCACTTTCGTCATCAACAAAAACAACCCGCGCATGAAGGCCCGCCAGGGCTAA
- the tsaE gene encoding tRNA (adenosine(37)-N6)-threonylcarbamoyltransferase complex ATPase subunit type 1 TsaE gives MSEPLVELSEPLWERSLKVTTAEETHAIGAALGGVLEAGDLLVLTGELGAGKTTFTQGLGEGLGVRTGIISPTFVLVRIHPNLPDGPRPGGPDLVHVDAYRLESAAEIDDIDLENTMDTSVTVVEWGRDRVEHLSDSRLEVELHRSVGGVGVVPATNDADSGTVLDFDTDDDDEPRTIVFRGFGPRWAEAPKLLETTISEGGN, from the coding sequence GTGAGCGAGCCGCTGGTCGAGCTTAGTGAACCACTGTGGGAACGCAGCCTGAAGGTCACGACGGCGGAAGAGACCCATGCGATTGGCGCAGCACTCGGCGGGGTGCTTGAGGCGGGGGACCTCCTTGTCCTGACGGGAGAGTTGGGTGCGGGGAAGACGACCTTCACGCAGGGGCTGGGGGAAGGCTTGGGAGTCCGTACCGGCATCATCTCCCCTACGTTCGTGTTGGTGCGGATCCATCCCAACCTGCCGGATGGCCCGCGGCCCGGGGGGCCGGACCTGGTCCACGTTGACGCCTACAGGCTGGAGTCAGCTGCTGAGATCGATGACATCGACCTTGAGAACACCATGGACACGTCCGTAACGGTGGTGGAGTGGGGAAGGGACCGGGTGGAGCACCTCTCGGACAGCCGCTTGGAAGTTGAGCTTCATAGGTCTGTGGGTGGCGTAGGCGTTGTGCCCGCCACCAATGACGCAGACAGCGGCACGGTGCTGGACTTTGACACCGATGACGATGACGAACCCCGCACGATCGTTTTCCGTGGCTTCGGTCCCCGCTGGGCCGAGGCGCCGAAGCTTCTTGAAACTACGATCTCCGAAGGAGGCAACTGA
- the groES gene encoding co-chaperone GroES has protein sequence MSVSIKPLEDRIVVRPLEAEQTTASGLVIPDSAQEKPQEGEVVAIGPGRFDDNGNRVPVDVAVGDVVIYSKYGGTEVKTGGNEYLVLSARDVLAIVVK, from the coding sequence GTGTCGGTCTCGATTAAGCCTCTTGAGGATCGTATTGTTGTTCGCCCGCTCGAAGCAGAGCAGACCACGGCTTCCGGCCTGGTAATTCCGGACTCCGCACAGGAGAAGCCGCAGGAAGGCGAAGTTGTTGCAATCGGCCCCGGCCGCTTCGATGACAACGGCAACCGCGTGCCGGTTGACGTAGCTGTTGGCGACGTCGTTATCTACTCCAAGTACGGTGGAACCGAAGTCAAGACCGGCGGCAACGAGTACCTCGTTCTGTCCGCCCGCGACGTCCTTGCGATCGTCGTAAAGTAA
- the tsaB gene encoding tRNA (adenosine(37)-N6)-threonylcarbamoyltransferase complex dimerization subunit type 1 TsaB: MLILAIDTSAVASAALISDVAMEGVVDSFSTEDTRSHAEVLAPGIEKLLAGAGVTGADIDVIVTGVGPGPFTGLRSGIVTARTLAFVWNKPLYGLMSLDAIALEVAESTAAVPEFLVATDARRKEVYWARYVLEEGQLPRLIDGPHVGFASELPDLPVFGAGAGLYPDVLRADEDFADTQPDAASLGQVALARLTAGQELLDSTPLYLRESDAQVPGPRKRAL; the protein is encoded by the coding sequence ATGCTGATCCTGGCCATCGATACCTCGGCAGTGGCCAGCGCCGCGCTGATTTCGGACGTTGCCATGGAAGGCGTGGTGGATTCCTTCTCCACCGAGGACACCCGCAGCCATGCCGAAGTCCTGGCACCCGGCATCGAGAAGCTCCTGGCCGGGGCCGGGGTTACCGGCGCCGACATTGACGTGATCGTCACAGGTGTTGGCCCGGGACCATTTACCGGGCTGCGCTCGGGTATTGTAACCGCACGCACCTTGGCTTTCGTCTGGAACAAGCCGCTGTACGGGTTGATGAGCCTTGACGCGATCGCCCTTGAAGTCGCGGAGTCCACTGCCGCCGTTCCCGAATTCCTGGTGGCTACTGACGCCCGCCGCAAAGAGGTCTATTGGGCGCGGTACGTCCTGGAGGAGGGCCAGCTTCCCCGGCTCATCGACGGACCACACGTGGGCTTCGCCTCCGAACTGCCGGACCTGCCTGTGTTTGGGGCCGGCGCTGGCCTGTACCCGGACGTTCTCCGTGCGGACGAAGACTTTGCGGACACCCAACCCGACGCGGCCTCCCTTGGCCAGGTCGCACTTGCCAGGTTGACGGCAGGGCAGGAACTCCTTGACTCCACGCCGTTGTACTTGCGTGAATCGGACGCCCAAGTGCCGGGTCCCCGGAAGCGTGCCCTATGA
- the groL gene encoding chaperonin GroEL (60 kDa chaperone family; promotes refolding of misfolded polypeptides especially under stressful conditions; forms two stacked rings of heptamers to form a barrel-shaped 14mer; ends can be capped by GroES; misfolded proteins enter the barrel where they are refolded when GroES binds) codes for MAKQLAFNDAARRSLEAGIDKLANTVKVTLGPRGRNVVLDKKWGAPTITNDGVTIAREVELDDPYENLGAQLAKEVATKTNDVAGDGTTTATVLAQALVKEGLRNVAAGAAPGEIKRGIEVSIEAIAARLLENASEVQGTQVANVAAISAQSDEIGELLAEAFGKVGKDGVITIEESSTTQTELVLTEGMQFDKGYLSPYFVTDAERQEAVLEDALILINQGKISSLQEFLPLLEKALQASKPLFIIAEDIEGEALSTLIVNRIRGTLNVVAVKAPGFGDRRKAMLQDIATLTGAQVVSPDLGLSLDTVGLEVLGTARRITVTKDNTTIVDGAGTEQDVADRVAQLRAELTRTDSDWDREKLQERLAKLAGGIGVIKVGAATEVELKEKKHRIEDAVSSTRAALEEGIVSGGGSALIHALKALDESPAVKALEGDAAAAVGIVRRALIQPLRWIAQNAGFDGFVVVSKVSELEANHGFNAKSGEYEDLIAAGVIDPVKVTRSALRNAASIAALVLTTETLVAEKPAEEEDAHAGHKH; via the coding sequence ATGGCAAAGCAGCTTGCTTTTAACGATGCTGCCCGCCGGTCTCTTGAGGCCGGTATCGACAAGCTCGCCAACACTGTCAAGGTGACGCTTGGCCCGCGCGGCCGCAACGTCGTGCTGGACAAGAAGTGGGGCGCTCCCACGATCACCAACGATGGCGTGACGATCGCCCGCGAAGTTGAGCTTGACGACCCCTACGAGAACCTTGGCGCGCAGCTGGCCAAGGAAGTAGCCACCAAGACCAACGACGTCGCCGGCGACGGCACCACCACCGCTACGGTCCTGGCTCAGGCACTGGTCAAGGAAGGCCTGCGCAACGTTGCCGCAGGTGCCGCTCCTGGCGAGATTAAGCGTGGCATCGAGGTTTCCATTGAAGCCATCGCAGCCCGCCTCCTGGAGAACGCAAGCGAAGTGCAGGGCACCCAGGTTGCCAACGTTGCTGCTATCTCCGCCCAGAGCGACGAAATTGGCGAGCTGCTCGCCGAGGCGTTCGGCAAGGTGGGCAAAGATGGCGTTATCACCATCGAAGAATCCTCCACCACCCAGACCGAACTCGTCCTCACTGAAGGCATGCAGTTCGACAAGGGCTACCTCTCCCCGTACTTCGTCACCGACGCAGAACGCCAGGAAGCCGTCCTCGAAGACGCCCTGATCCTGATCAACCAGGGCAAGATCTCCTCGCTGCAGGAATTCCTGCCGTTGCTGGAGAAGGCGCTGCAGGCGTCCAAGCCACTGTTCATCATCGCCGAAGACATCGAAGGCGAAGCCCTCTCCACGCTGATCGTCAACCGTATCCGCGGCACGCTCAACGTTGTTGCCGTCAAGGCTCCGGGCTTCGGCGACCGCCGCAAGGCCATGCTCCAGGACATCGCTACGCTCACGGGCGCCCAGGTTGTTTCCCCGGACCTTGGACTTTCGCTGGACACTGTTGGCCTCGAGGTACTGGGTACGGCACGCCGCATCACGGTCACCAAGGACAACACCACCATCGTCGATGGCGCCGGAACCGAGCAGGACGTTGCCGACCGCGTGGCCCAGCTGCGCGCCGAGCTCACCCGCACGGACTCCGACTGGGACCGCGAGAAGCTGCAGGAACGCCTTGCCAAGCTGGCTGGCGGCATCGGTGTCATCAAGGTTGGCGCAGCCACCGAGGTTGAGCTGAAGGAAAAGAAGCACCGCATCGAGGACGCCGTTTCCTCCACGCGTGCGGCCCTTGAAGAGGGCATCGTTTCCGGTGGCGGTTCCGCCCTCATCCACGCCCTCAAGGCACTGGACGAGTCGCCCGCCGTCAAGGCCCTGGAAGGTGACGCGGCAGCTGCTGTTGGCATCGTCCGCCGTGCCTTGATCCAGCCGCTGCGCTGGATCGCCCAGAACGCTGGCTTCGACGGCTTCGTCGTCGTTTCCAAGGTCTCCGAACTCGAGGCCAACCACGGCTTCAACGCCAAGTCCGGCGAGTACGAGGACCTGATCGCTGCTGGCGTGATCGACCCCGTCAAGGTCACCCGCTCCGCACTCCGCAACGCCGCTTCCATCGCTGCCCTGGTTCTCACCACCGAGACCCTGGTTGCCGAGAAGCCGGCCGAGGAAGAAGACGCACACGCAGGCCACAAGCACTAA